The Pungitius pungitius chromosome 21, fPunPun2.1, whole genome shotgun sequence genome includes the window atgaagcgcaacaacgcgcccgttggaaaaatgataccgaagatagtttcgtttggctataaaaattacgaggtagttgacaaaaaacaagttgctatttgcaaaacatgcgggtcgaagattccagacggagctgccacaacgtccaactttgttcgacacctgaagttgcacaaagaaaggtgcgttttgaacgaatgctgagcgCCTTgtcgaatgtaccgtaactcacgagcattttaccgtatcaacgagacagctcgttctggatttttgaacccggattcagactccgatggaaatcctcgccaacattatgtcaacgtccgttttaaagtactataacacagtcacagtcaatCCACCATTACCCTACGTAGTCtatgtctgtgaggcagcgcaccatcacccagggttccccgtccccactataataagaggacttgaaatgactcaaaactaaaatggtaagactttggactcgacttgactcgggactcgagggcaacgactttagacttacttgtgacttgcataacaatgactttgtcccacctctgacaGTTATTCACAAAGGCTTCTTGTTTTTCGTTTCCCAAAAGCACGGTGCTGAGTTGGAGCTGAAGGACTCCCAAGGCTGGACCGCTCTGTTCCACTGCACGAGCACAGGGCACCAGCAGATGGTCCGGTTCCTGCTGGATAACAATGCCGACGCCAATGTCAAGTGAGTGTCTCCATTCGTTCACCCCCGGGGGTTTCAGACAGCTCGTCACTGCCCCCACTTGCGTCCGCAGGGAGCCGGGGTCCGGGTTCACGACCCTGATGGAGGCTGCTGCTTCGGGACATGAAATCATCGTTCAGTACCTGCTCGATCATGTGAGTGGGTCACAGTTGTACACCTCTTAAGGCTGGGGGATGGCATCACACAAAGACTTAATGCCTTACAAATGGGCTTTGTTTGAATCATTAACAGAAAGTCAAGGTGGACGAGCGTAGCAGTAAAGGAGAGACGGCCCGCGCCCTGGCCATGTTGTACGGCTTCACCAAGATCGTCAGCCTCATCGACTCCTCGTCTCCGAGGAACAAACTAGGTATCGGTAGCCGCTGAGGCGGCAGAGACTCCTCATTGCGTATTTCCAGTAAATATATCTTTTATATGTTCACTTTGATGGTTTTTCTGTGCGTGTTCCCCCTCGTCAGCACATTTTGAAGACCTGAGCTCCTCCGAGGACTCGGACAGCGCACCCCGGCGAGCTAGGCCCGGTCGGAACCGAGTTAAAGGGGTTAGCATCCACGACGGGCCGCAGGCCATTGCCAAGTTTCGAGTGGGAGGCACCAGCAAAACATCTGGTAATGTCACGTAAGATCTCCTGTGTCCCAACCAAGAGCATCACGAGTCAAATGTTAGGAGTAAACTACAGTTTCTGGAGGGAAATACAATccgagaataaaaaaaaggaggttgTCCGACACATACACCACTTTGTGTACAGTggattttaaaacataaaataaaagaattcatACAGACATTCATAAAAATGTGGTTTGTTAATAGCACTTTTGTCCTCAGAGCCTCGTGCAGCGCCTCAGAGCTTCAAGACGATTGGCGGCGCCGGTGAACAGAGTGAAGGAATCTGCTATCGCGATGTGACCTCGCCCATAAACGAGCTGGACGGCCagagcaacagcagcagaggTGAGCGGCACACCGCCACGAGGGCTCTGTGACACGCGGAACACACGGACGTCCTCTGCTACACTCTTAATAGaccctttttcacaaaaaccggaagataaataaatgaggaatttgtccatcagtatcaagcaatcaggctaactgttagctactgaactgttaaccagaatgacaaatcattagcGTGTCCACTTAGACAGAATGTATGTAGAGGATATAGAAAACCTAACTAAAGCATTATATtctgcttttaatgaagcatTGCGGTATCAATTTGTTCTGTATGGTTGTCCAAGTGAAGCGTCTTGTGCGTAGTGACAATAATGTTAAAGCTGAACGCAGACGTCAACAGATGCCGTTTTTGGCTccgctcaaacacaggctccctttttcGCTTTAGCAGTGAAATCCGTCCATGGAAAACGGCTTTGGTTTGAAGCAGCAAACCGTGATCCCCAAAACGTAGTCATCTAAGGtaaagtgtctgctgcagacacaagtgCTTCCACAGATATGAGTGCGCCCCTTTTTTAATGCTAGTTTGGTCCTCATTTTCGTCAAACATCACCATCAGCGGGGAAGGAATGAAACGACAGTACGCTACATTAACTCCTTCTCGTTGCTTGTTTACAACTACTTTTCACAACTTCCGTATTTCTGGTAACAAATACGGAAGTTGTGAAAAAGTCTCTGTTGTGATCCCGCCACAGATGACAGTCCGTTCTTTGAAAACAACATGCCCACcatgaggaggagcagcagcagtagcagcgAAAGCCTCCCCCATGTGATCGGCCTCAAATGGGAAGGCTCGGTGGAGAGCAACGAGGTGAACGCAGGAGCACAGCGGCCCGCCCCTTGGAGTCCGGCACTCTGACGGCGTGTTGCTTCTCTCTCCCCCGACAGGACTCGGACCCGTGCAAAAAGAGCAGCTCTCGCCGGCTGAACAAGGGCCATCACTCCAAAGGCAAGGGTCGCCACGGAAGCAACAACAACGCATCGCACTCGAGTGGTACCGGTGGGAAGCTCTCCCATGGGGCTCTTCCACCCTCTTACGCCGGTCCAAAGGCACGGTTACATTCGCTTACTCTCTAATGCGTTCATATTAGGTCCAATAACGGTGTCTGGGTTCATGATCAGTCTATTCTTTTCTCACTTGGGTGTAAAATATTGTATTTCTGTAGGATCTGGCGGAGTTTTTGGAACAAATTGGCTTTTCCAAGTACCTCCCGGTTCTTGAAGAGCAAGACATCGACCTGCGGATATTTCTCACTCTGACCGAGAATGATCTCAAAGAAATCGGGATCACGTAAGAGACGCTTTGCCTTTCTGAACTCacgaaagcctttttttttttttttttttgtcatcacaaGTGGGCGAATCCGTTCTTGCACCGACAGACTGTTTGGACCCAAGAGAAAGATGACCTCGGCTATAGCGAGGTGGCACAGCAACGCGCGACCACCCGGCGACGCTCTGGAGCAGGCCTACGCCgaccagctggaggcggagaTGCAGGAGATGGCCATTCAGCTCCACAAAGTAACAACCACGCACACAACCTGCTCGGaacgccttttttttattttatttttttactaaaacCCACTTTCTCCTCGTGTAGCACTGCGAGGAGGCGGAGAGCCTGCAGAGCCAAGTGtcccaggagaaggagctgcgCGCGGTGATGGAGGGGTGTCTGATGGAGGACAAGATGGCGTGGAGCAGGGTCCACGCCGAGCTGGTGGAGAACCACCGGCTGGCGCAGGAGATGAGCGCCACGCTGGCCAAGTCCAGGGCCTGCAGCGCCGAGCTGCTCCTCCGCTGTCTCGCTGCCGACGGAGCAGAGGGCGACACGGGTGGGAAAGGGGGAGCTGAGGAGGCCTCTGCTGGGGAACTCCTAAAAGTAATAAATGAATTATTGTACGTCTCATTACAGCTGGTGGGAGCGCCGGCGTTGCAGAGTTACTTAAGAAGATGGCTTCTCATGAGGAAGAACTGGGTAAGATTGTGGCTCAGTGGGGTGTTTTTGTGTCGCcggctggttttttttttgtgctgatcTCGTTTCATCGTCACAGCGGAGACCCTCCACACGGTGCTTCACAGTCTGAGGCGACTCAGTGCCCCCGAAAAAGTCTCCGATAGCTGGGAACGGCCTTAACGCCCACAGGTGATTACTTCTTACAAATGTCActggatgaaaacaaaaagtggTGAATATAGAAAAAGTAAAGCTTGCTCTGGTGTTTCGAGGCTTCTCGCCAACATCCGACGGAGGGTGATACAACCGCCCTGAACAATCTCACTGGAACGAAGAGGTGGCCGAAGGCGAGGTCCGTCCCGCCGAGGAGGGAAATCAGCTGACCCGCTGCTCCTCCCGGATTGGCCGATGGACCCGAGCGCGCCGGACAAGGCCGACGGcatctgctgcagcagcggAGAGCCCGGTTTGTAGAGGAGACGGCACCAACCGGGTCAGAGGCTGTTAAACTGTGAAATGTTTCTACAGCTGTACTGTACTCAATATGAAATGAGCTTTAAGTTATGTGCGTGCCACGATCCGAAGAGAAAGTCACAGTTAAGACACTTTTCTGTTATATGAACTTTATTTGTATGCTGTCATTTGAAAATAATGTCCTGCTGAATGCATTCCAGAAGTGTGTGAACTTCACCCGTTAATCATTTACAGCACTACACTATTTGTAGCTTATCAAATGTGATCCGTGTTACCCCCAAATTGTCCCATATCTAGAAGATGCCAGATTGTCTTTGctattattaaaaagaaaaaatgaatttaaatgatCAGTTGTAGAAAGTTTTTCAGAGGGAAAGTGCAGCACGCATTAGGAAAACAGTTAAATGATTTAGGACAGTTATTTCTTTACTTATTAAACCTTTAATTGGTTTCATGGTTCTCATTGAGCGAAGCACCACACTCCAGGTgatctatatattatattggGACATATTCAAAGGACTATAGACTTTAACATTTAATATTGTCTTCACTCTTGGACTTGGTGTCCTGATGTCTCTAATCGGATCGAGTGGCTTAGGTTTATCTgattctttcccccccccccccccccctcgatgagTCACGTTTTAATTGGCTAAAACTACAAGGCTGTTCTTTGCAGACTGAGCTTCTGGGTCAAGGATTTCCCTGCAGACTGATGTCCAAACTGAAGGTCCTCGGTGCGGTGAAGGGTGAAATCGGTGTGTTGACAGTTGCTGCAAACGCAACCTCAAGCCTGCAGGTTTTTTAAATTAACTGAGAAACTAATATGACGATTACAGCACCAGTGAGGACAGACACTTTTGTTGCTGAGCACCATCCAGAATGTAAACGTGTCAAAATAAACCCCAAAAGTGTTTTGAATTGAGACCAGCGTGGAATAACCTCAGCGATAATTTAAGCATCCTTAAATCCTCCAACCAGGATGAACAGAACGAGCCACGACAAAGCTGGACTGAGGTCGTCCCCCCCAGTGGCTTCCACACAAATCTCGTGCGTCCCTCACCGCTGCCGAGCTGGACTCGACGTGCGTCTGGCCCGTGGGCTCCAGGCCTGAGATGTCGGCTGGAAGCCAGTCGGGCCACAgaagagttgtgtgtgtgtttggggagaATGAATGAAGTAGTTGTTCTTTCCTCTCACTAAAAAAGGTACCCTCGAGCACAAGTGTTTATCCCGACTGCTCCACCGGAATCCAGGTCATTTGGACCTGCAGCTGGCTCCATATATTGAGGCTACGTCACCTGGGATTCAGCAGAAAAGCTGAGAAAAACACTTCAGGTGCTTTGTGTTAAATGTAATTGACAAAACAGACATCACGGGTCAAGGATTAAATCAAGTGTATTGCCTGAATAGAGCCATTTCTCATATAAATTAATTTAACATTATCTACAgtccttcaaaataagataCCATTATGTACATACATGAACATTCCATGGACAATTACTCCTTTACAGCCGTCAGGATTCTACTGAGGggtttaaaaacaatgtaaaatacaaGTGTAAGTGTAAATTCACAAAAATATATAGTCATATTCTGTGACCATCTGTTGTAACATAACCGCCGTTGACTCCATTCAACGGCCGTACAGGAGCGCCTATAAAATCCTTTAGACTCTTGtgtacccttttttttaaatctccctTCAAACAAAAAGCCTGATTAGAGCCCGCAGGCCCACGAGGAGGAATGTGCTTCGGGCTCCATCTCCCTCTGGATCCCGCGGCGGGCTCAGGTGTACTCGCACAGGTGGCCGCAGCCGGCGGGACAGTGGGCGCTGCTCTTCAGCCAGTTCATGACGTGCTCCAGGTGCCCGCCGTGGCTGCAGCCCTGACACCACACAAACAGCCCCTTGACCACGTGGTGGCACACGGCGCAGACACTGGCACACTGGTGGCACCTGCGGGAGAGACGCCAGGCGGGTGAGAACCCCACCACCAAAGACGCGAGTCGttgtcgtcgtccccccccccctcccccccggggtGGAGCGGTTCGTACCTGTCACAGATCCAGCCCTTGTTGCTCATCGCTCGCTTGCAGTTGCTGCAGTTGATGTGAAGTGTCGTGGACGCCTGGTTCAGGCAGGTGATGGCGCTGCACGTGCTCAGCTTGATGACCTCGTTGGACACGTTCCACAACTCGAAGCGCTGTAGCAGATCTATGTAGGACGTGTACCAGTGCTCCTGAAAAACAGCAAGCAGAACCGCGTTGGCGCTTTAGGTTTCCCCAGGCGCCGGCGTTGACCACCAATCACTCCAGGTGGTCTTACCTGGGTGAGATCGTCAATCTCTTTGCGGATCCGGTCCCCCAAAACGATGAGCACCGACACGGCCATCTGCACGTCGCCCTGCTCGGCGTAGTAGCTCAGCATCTCCCGCACGATGGGGCAGAAGAAGCTGGCGGGTAACTGTGGGCTGAACAGCGGTTGCGAAATGGAGATGAGGGAGATGGACTCGATGGTCGCCAGAAAAGTGACTTCCGCCTCGTTGCCGCTGGCGTGCGGCGAGTCGGCCTTGTCCTGCTGGAGGTGCTCGGGGGCGGACGGGTTGTCCATGATCTCGTGGCGCAGTTGGAAGGCCTCCTGGGGCAGCGTGCACTCCTGCTCTTCTAATGGAGGCAGAAGGAGCGGAGACGCCATCAGAGTGCCGAGCACAGCTCTTTAGTGTCCTCAGAGACGGGGGTTAGGACTCACCTGTTTGGTTGTCGTTCTCCATGGAGTAAAGGTCGTCGTCATCCAACTCGGCATCGCCGAACATGTACTCGGCCTGGCCCTCGCTGCCCTCCGTCTCCTCGTTTTCTGAAGGGAAGCCAAACAGACACCCCATCCCAAGTCTTGAACATTACACAGAGGACGCAAGGAAAGACAAATGTCTCGCTGTTTAAATGACCACTCTcaccatcattattattattgctgctTATGTGCAAGTTCCCGGGCTCCATGTGGGCGCTGTCCTGCCGGCTCTCCCCTTTACTGCGCTCCAGTCCCCTCTCCGTGCCCATCCCCGAACTCATGTCCTTCATGTTGAAGCTGGAAACACATCAGCATCAGGCGATGACGGAGGAGACTGCGTTTGCGGCGGCGGACAAAGAAGACGACAACTTACCTGTTCATTAAAGGCAAGGTGCCCACTTTACCGTGGGTCAGACCGGGCGTGGTCGGGTTTGCTGGGTCTGAGAACATAATCCTCAACATGGTCCATGTTGTGGAAACCTTTTgtattaaaaagataaaaaaatttaaCACACAATTAAATTGAAAACACCTGACTGAATGATTTTAAAATGGACTTAGATGGGACTGACCTGAGGTCTTTTGAGTTCCCGGGCCACCTTGGCGTTGTGGTCGCACAGCTCGGCAAACGGCTTCCCGCAGAGGAGGTAGAGTTGCGCCGTCTTGACAAACCAGTCCATGCGGTTGCTGTCCAAGTCCGTCTCAAAGACGCTGAGGGCGCTGGACACGTGGGCAAACTGTTCCGTCGGGTCGGGCTTCTTGAAGAAAAAGATGGGGTAGCGGCGGTCGCCCCCGGGGTAAGGCTTTCGGTTGGCGTCGCTGCTGATCAGACTCTCCTTGGCTGCAAAGGCCAAGTCGCCGAAGAGTCCGAAGCACAGCCCCTCGGGGTTGGCCTTGTCCACGGGACGCGTGGCGTCCTTGAACATGTGCTGGTAGAGTGTGCTGTCCTTGGAGCCCGAGAGCAGAAAATGAGGGTCGTGCTGGTGACGCCACACAATGCCAGTGGTCACATCCTTGTGTTCCTCGAAAGTGGCGAAGGGGATGAAAGGTCTGCGCACGTCCCACACGTAGATGTTGTGGTCCACCATCATGGAACAGGTGGCCAGGTGGAACTTCTTCTCAGGCCGCCACTTGACCCGCGCCACAGAGGCAATGGTCTGCACGCAGAAGATCTCCTTGGCCCGGGCTGTGGTCATGTCCCACACTTTCACCATCTTGTCCCTGCCGCCTG containing:
- the anks3 gene encoding ankyrin repeat and SAM domain-containing protein 3; amino-acid sequence: MSELSDEASESEQLGASLSLWLGESLVRLEELHVPLDLHTASSIGQYDVVAECIKKREVDLNGKNIGGWTPLMYASYIGHDNIANLLLEAGVDVNATTDKGLTPLMLAASCGNESIAYFLLQHGAELELKDSQGWTALFHCTSTGHQQMVRFLLDNNADANVKEPGSGFTTLMEAAASGHEIIVQYLLDHKVKVDERSSKGETARALAMLYGFTKIVSLIDSSSPRNKLAHFEDLSSSEDSDSAPRRARPGRNRVKGVSIHDGPQAIAKFRVGGTSKTSEPRAAPQSFKTIGGAGEQSEGICYRDVTSPINELDGQSNSSRDDSPFFENNMPTMRRSSSSSSESLPHVIGLKWEGSVESNEDSDPCKKSSSRRLNKGHHSKGKGRHGSNNNASHSSGTGGKLSHGALPPSYAGPKDLAEFLEQIGFSKYLPVLEEQDIDLRIFLTLTENDLKEIGITLFGPKRKMTSAIARWHSNARPPGDALEQAYADQLEAEMQEMAIQLHKHCEEAESLQSQVSQEKELRAVMEGCLMEDKMAWSRVHAELVENHRLAQEMSATLAKSRACSAELLLRCLAADGAEGDTAGGSAGVAELLKKMASHEEELAETLHTVLHSLRRLSAPEKVSDSWERP
- the wdr24 gene encoding GATOR2 complex protein WDR24, which codes for MEKMSRVTTAHSSAISGRTMFCHLDAPANAISVCRDATQVVVAGRNIFKIYALEEEQFVEKLNLRVGRKPSLNFSCADVMWHQMEENLLATAATNGAVVTWNLGKPSRNKQDQLFTEHKRTVNKVCFHPTEVYMLLSGSQDGFMKCFDLRKKESVSTFSGQSESVRDVQFSIKDYFTFAATFENGNVQVWDIRRPDRYERMFTAHTGPVFCCDWHPDDRGWLATGGRDKMVKVWDMTTARAKEIFCVQTIASVARVKWRPEKKFHLATCSMMVDHNIYVWDVRRPFIPFATFEEHKDVTTGIVWRHQHDPHFLLSGSKDSTLYQHMFKDATRPVDKANPEGLCFGLFGDLAFAAKESLISSDANRKPYPGGDRRYPIFFFKKPDPTEQFAHVSSALSVFETDLDSNRMDWFVKTAQLYLLCGKPFAELCDHNAKVARELKRPQVSTTWTMLRIMFSDPANPTTPGLTHGKVGTLPLMNSFNMKDMSSGMGTERGLERSKGESRQDSAHMEPGNLHISSNNNNDENEETEGSEGQAEYMFGDAELDDDDLYSMENDNQTEEQECTLPQEAFQLRHEIMDNPSAPEHLQQDKADSPHASGNEAEVTFLATIESISLISISQPLFSPQLPASFFCPIVREMLSYYAEQGDVQMAVSVLIVLGDRIRKEIDDLTQEHWYTSYIDLLQRFELWNVSNEVIKLSTCSAITCLNQASTTLHINCSNCKRAMSNKGWICDRCHQCASVCAVCHHVVKGLFVWCQGCSHGGHLEHVMNWLKSSAHCPAGCGHLCEYT